A stretch of the Amycolatopsis sp. BJA-103 genome encodes the following:
- a CDS encoding pyridoxamine 5'-phosphate oxidase family protein produces the protein MSDGFIEVTSEAELREILPPPLERTANKARPALHEMDRRWLAESPFVLIATSAADGTCDVSPKGDPAGFTLVLDDTRIAIPERPGNRRADGFRNVLSNPHVGLIYLIPGRGDTLRINGRARLVREAPFFDDMIVRGNRPRLALVVDIDEIFHHCQKAFMRSKLWSPESWTPGAMPSRAVISKTFERPEDSIAELEAYYEPSKYSAGLY, from the coding sequence TTGTCTGACGGGTTCATCGAGGTCACCAGCGAGGCGGAGCTGCGGGAGATCCTGCCGCCGCCGCTGGAGCGGACGGCGAACAAGGCGCGGCCCGCGCTCCACGAGATGGACCGGCGATGGCTGGCGGAGTCGCCGTTCGTGCTGATCGCGACGTCGGCGGCGGACGGCACCTGCGACGTCTCGCCGAAGGGCGACCCCGCCGGGTTCACACTGGTACTGGACGACACGCGGATCGCGATCCCGGAGCGTCCCGGCAACCGCCGCGCGGACGGGTTCCGCAACGTGCTGTCGAACCCGCACGTCGGGCTGATCTACCTGATCCCCGGCCGCGGCGACACGCTGCGGATCAACGGCCGGGCGCGCCTGGTGCGGGAGGCGCCGTTCTTCGACGACATGATCGTGCGGGGCAACCGGCCGCGGCTCGCGCTGGTGGTCGACATCGACGAGATCTTCCACCACTGCCAGAAGGCGTTCATGCGGTCGAAGCTCTGGTCGCCCGAGAGCTGGACACCCGGCGCGATGCCGTCGAGGGCGGTCATCTCGAAGACCTTCGAGCGGCCGGAGGACAGCATCGCCGAGCTCGAGGCGTACTACGAGCCGAGCAAGTACTCGGCCGGTCTGTACTGA
- a CDS encoding NAD(P)/FAD-dependent oxidoreductase translates to MESLPERTDVVVIGGGIIGVSCAYRLAAAGVSVLLLERDSLGAGSTGKAAGGIRSSFTTHVNIEIGLRGLAEYASFAETYGAEIDFRRDGYLYLVTDPADLPEFERCAELQNSYGVRSRLVEPAEARRFSPMIDTEGVIAALWSPDDAKATPDSAVQGYARAARGHGAVLKTGVEVVGIERDGDEITGVRTGDGLVRTDAVVCAAGAWSGRIGEFAGVELPVRPFRRQVVFTGPVAGLPESVPLTIEMPSAFYFHREGLGLAMSFCDGDGDPGFDTRYQPGDWLPKLAEIAARRVPAVLEAGIRSGWAGLYEVTPDRNQIVGESVQVSRFFYATGFSGHGFQMGPAVGELVRDLYLGRVPAIDITGLDVRRFAGDRAATREHNIV, encoded by the coding sequence ATGGAGTCACTTCCTGAACGTACCGACGTCGTCGTGATCGGCGGCGGCATCATCGGGGTCAGCTGCGCGTACCGGCTCGCCGCGGCCGGGGTCTCGGTGCTGCTCCTCGAACGCGACAGCCTGGGCGCGGGCTCGACGGGGAAGGCGGCGGGCGGGATCCGGTCGTCGTTCACCACGCACGTCAACATCGAGATCGGGCTGCGCGGGCTGGCCGAGTACGCCTCGTTCGCCGAGACGTACGGCGCCGAGATCGACTTCCGCCGCGACGGCTACCTGTACCTGGTCACTGATCCCGCGGATCTGCCCGAGTTCGAACGCTGCGCCGAACTGCAGAACTCCTACGGCGTCCGAAGCCGTCTCGTCGAGCCGGCCGAAGCGCGACGGTTCTCCCCGATGATCGACACCGAAGGCGTGATCGCGGCGCTGTGGTCGCCGGACGACGCCAAGGCCACGCCGGACTCCGCGGTCCAGGGCTACGCGCGGGCGGCCCGCGGGCACGGCGCGGTGCTGAAGACCGGTGTCGAGGTCGTCGGGATCGAACGCGACGGGGACGAGATCACCGGTGTCCGGACCGGCGACGGTCTCGTCCGGACGGACGCGGTGGTCTGCGCGGCGGGCGCGTGGTCGGGGCGGATCGGCGAGTTCGCCGGTGTCGAGCTCCCGGTGCGGCCGTTCCGGCGGCAGGTGGTGTTCACCGGCCCGGTCGCGGGCCTGCCCGAATCCGTGCCGCTGACCATCGAGATGCCGTCGGCCTTCTACTTCCACCGTGAGGGTCTAGGCCTGGCGATGTCCTTCTGCGACGGTGACGGCGACCCCGGTTTCGACACCCGGTATCAGCCGGGCGACTGGTTGCCGAAGCTCGCCGAGATCGCCGCGAGGCGGGTGCCCGCCGTGCTCGAAGCGGGGATCCGCAGTGGCTGGGCCGGGCTGTACGAGGTCACCCCCGACCGCAACCAGATCGTGGGGGAAAGCGTCCAGGTATCGCGGTTCTTCTACGCGACCGGATTTTCGGGACACGGGTTCCAGATGGGCCCGGCCGTGGGGGAGCTCGTGCGGGACCTCTACCTGGGGCGGGTCCCGGCCATCGACATCACCGGGCTCGACGTCCGCCGGTTCGCCGGCGACCGGGCCGCGACGAGGGAGCACAACATTGTCTGA
- a CDS encoding glutathione S-transferase family protein — protein MTIPTDPKTGEFRRSANHFDARVTADGRDGWPVEAGRYRLVVSRACPWASRGLVVRRLLGLESALSVAVADPIQDDKSWRFTLDPDDRDPVLGIKYLAEAYHAADPHYMGGISVPAIVDIPSRRLVSNDYPRITLDLSTEWTSLHRPGAPDLYPERLRDEIDDVNVGVFADVNAAVYQAGFATRQRAYEDAYTRLFAMLDALSERLENQRYLVGDTITEADIRLFTTLVRFDPVYHGHFKCNRDKLTELPVLWAYARDLFQTPGFGDTVDFDHIKRHYYGVHEQVNPTRIVPMGPDLSGWATPHHREQLGGRPFGDGTPPGPPPEDERIEATDGVTS, from the coding sequence ATGACGATCCCGACCGATCCGAAGACGGGTGAGTTCCGTCGGTCCGCCAACCATTTCGACGCGCGAGTCACCGCGGACGGCCGCGACGGCTGGCCGGTGGAGGCGGGGAGGTACCGGCTGGTGGTCAGCCGGGCCTGTCCCTGGGCGAGCCGGGGACTGGTCGTCCGGCGGCTGCTCGGCCTCGAGTCCGCGCTGAGCGTCGCCGTCGCCGACCCGATCCAGGACGACAAGAGCTGGCGGTTCACCCTCGATCCCGATGACCGGGACCCGGTGCTGGGCATCAAGTACCTGGCCGAGGCCTATCACGCGGCCGATCCGCACTACATGGGCGGGATCAGCGTTCCGGCCATTGTGGACATTCCGAGCAGGCGGCTGGTGAGCAACGACTATCCGCGGATCACGCTCGATCTTTCCACCGAATGGACCAGTCTCCACCGGCCCGGCGCGCCCGACCTCTATCCCGAGCGGCTGCGCGACGAGATCGACGACGTCAACGTAGGGGTCTTCGCCGACGTCAACGCCGCCGTCTACCAGGCCGGTTTCGCGACCAGGCAGCGTGCGTACGAGGACGCGTACACCCGGCTCTTCGCCATGCTGGACGCGCTTTCCGAGCGGCTCGAAAACCAGCGTTACCTCGTCGGCGACACGATCACCGAAGCGGACATCCGGTTGTTCACCACGCTCGTCCGCTTCGATCCGGTCTATCACGGGCATTTCAAGTGCAACCGGGACAAACTGACCGAACTGCCGGTGCTGTGGGCCTATGCCCGCGACCTCTTCCAAACACCGGGCTTCGGTGACACCGTCGATTTCGACCACATCAAGCGGCACTACTACGGGGTGCACGAGCAGGTGAACCCGACGCGGATCGTCCCGATGGGACCGGACCTGTCCGGCTGGGCGACCCCGCATCACCGGGAGCAGCTGGGCGGGCGCCCGTTCGGTGACGGCACGCCGCCGGGACCGCCGCCCGAGGACGAACGGATCGAGGCCACGGATGGAGTCACTTCCTGA
- a CDS encoding WS/DGAT/MGAT family O-acyltransferase, with translation MPFMPVTDSMFLLVETREHPMHVGGLQLFKKPEDAGPDYLRDIRRKLLDSDNMRSVFRRRPARPVNTAGHIAWATDVDLELDYHFRHSALPQPGRIRELLELTGRWHSTLLDRHRPLWEIHLVEGLQDGRFAIYSKIHHALMDGVSALRHLQGTLSDDPNDLDCPPPWGRRAKPDDGRNGKASPSVLQTMGKTFNQLAGIAPAAMKVAREAFQEHTLTLPAQAPKTMLNVPIGGARRFAAQSWSLDRVRKVATAAGVSRNDVVLAMCSGALRDYLMEQNALPDAPLTAMVPVSLRRKDSGDAAGNNIGALLCNLATDLADPAARLTAINASMRNGKKLFSELTPLQTLLLSGINVAQLGVSPIPGIVNNTKPPFNLVISNVPGPRKQMYWNGASLDGIYPASVLLDGQALNITLTSNGDNLDFGITGCRRSVPHLQRILTHLDTALAELEHAVSIGRS, from the coding sequence ATGCCGTTCATGCCCGTGACCGACTCGATGTTCCTTCTCGTGGAAACGCGCGAACATCCGATGCACGTCGGCGGACTTCAGCTGTTCAAGAAACCCGAGGACGCCGGGCCCGACTATCTGCGTGACATCCGCCGGAAACTGCTCGATTCCGACAACATGCGCTCGGTGTTCCGGCGGCGTCCCGCCCGGCCGGTCAACACCGCCGGGCACATCGCCTGGGCGACGGACGTCGACCTCGAACTCGATTACCACTTCCGGCATTCGGCACTGCCCCAGCCCGGCCGGATCCGCGAGCTGCTGGAACTGACCGGGCGCTGGCACAGCACCCTGCTCGACCGGCACCGGCCGCTGTGGGAGATCCACCTGGTCGAGGGCCTGCAGGACGGCCGGTTCGCGATCTACAGCAAGATCCACCACGCGCTGATGGACGGCGTTTCGGCGCTGAGGCATCTGCAGGGCACGCTGTCGGACGACCCGAACGACCTCGACTGCCCGCCGCCGTGGGGCCGCCGGGCCAAACCGGACGACGGGCGCAACGGCAAGGCGTCACCCTCGGTGCTCCAGACCATGGGGAAGACGTTCAACCAGCTCGCCGGCATCGCGCCCGCCGCGATGAAGGTGGCGCGGGAGGCGTTCCAGGAGCACACGCTCACGCTGCCGGCGCAGGCGCCGAAGACGATGCTGAACGTCCCGATCGGCGGGGCACGGCGATTCGCCGCGCAGTCGTGGTCGCTGGACCGCGTGCGCAAGGTCGCGACCGCCGCCGGGGTGTCACGCAACGACGTCGTCCTCGCGATGTGCTCGGGCGCGCTGCGGGACTACCTGATGGAACAGAACGCATTGCCCGACGCCCCGCTGACCGCGATGGTCCCGGTTTCCTTGCGGCGCAAGGACAGTGGGGACGCGGCGGGGAACAACATCGGCGCGCTGCTGTGCAACCTCGCCACCGACCTGGCCGACCCCGCCGCGCGGCTCACGGCGATCAACGCGTCCATGCGCAACGGGAAGAAGCTGTTCTCGGAGCTGACCCCGCTGCAGACGCTCCTGCTGTCCGGGATCAACGTCGCCCAGCTCGGCGTGTCCCCGATCCCCGGCATCGTGAACAACACGAAACCGCCGTTCAACCTGGTGATCTCCAATGTGCCGGGGCCGCGCAAGCAGATGTACTGGAACGGCGCGTCGCTCGACGGCATCTACCCGGCGTCGGTGCTGCTCGACGGGCAGGCGCTGAACATCACGCTGACCAGCAACGGGGACAACCTGGACTTCGGCATCACCGGTTGCCGTCGCAGCGTCCCGCATCTGCAGCGCATCCTGACGCACCTGGACACCGCGCTCGCGGAACTCGAACACGCTGTATCTATCGGGCGCAGCTGA
- a CDS encoding PQQ-dependent sugar dehydrogenase — MSLRRTLAATFAAATAVSIAAVPAAAAEVPSIQAIRQLAGGLNQAWSIDFLPDGTGLFTQKDAKTISRIDKAGKVTTVQTIPGVSVTAEAGLLGIAVSPKYATDETVFIYYTTSSDNRIAKLKLGQAPTPIVTGIPRGSQYHHGGRIRFGPDGYLYAGTGDGQNGANAQNKNSLGGKVLRVTTDGAAAPGNPFNSRVYSYGHRNVQGLTWANGQLYISDIGNNKLDELNKIDPGKNYGWPTCEGPCNTAGMTNPVKAWPTASATPSGLAAYKGSLYMASLKGGTYKLDLNGNGGKLWTNLGRTRDATAGPDGQLYTITPGAIYVSDGS; from the coding sequence ATGTCCTTACGTCGTACTCTCGCCGCCACGTTCGCGGCCGCGACGGCCGTGTCGATCGCGGCGGTCCCGGCGGCCGCCGCCGAAGTGCCGTCCATCCAGGCGATCAGACAGCTCGCCGGTGGTCTCAACCAGGCCTGGTCGATCGACTTCCTGCCCGACGGCACGGGTCTTTTCACGCAGAAGGACGCCAAGACGATCAGCCGGATCGACAAGGCGGGCAAGGTCACCACGGTCCAGACCATCCCCGGGGTGAGCGTCACCGCGGAGGCAGGCCTGCTCGGTATCGCGGTCTCGCCGAAGTACGCCACGGACGAGACGGTCTTCATCTACTACACGACCAGTTCCGACAACCGCATCGCCAAGCTGAAGCTGGGCCAGGCGCCGACACCGATCGTCACCGGTATCCCGCGTGGCTCGCAGTATCACCACGGCGGGCGGATCAGGTTCGGCCCCGACGGTTACCTCTACGCGGGTACCGGCGACGGCCAGAACGGCGCCAACGCGCAGAACAAGAACTCGCTCGGCGGCAAGGTCCTTCGCGTCACCACCGACGGCGCCGCCGCACCCGGTAACCCGTTCAACAGCCGCGTCTACTCCTACGGCCACCGCAACGTCCAGGGCCTGACCTGGGCGAACGGGCAGCTGTACATCTCCGACATCGGCAACAACAAGCTCGACGAGCTGAACAAGATCGACCCCGGGAAGAACTACGGCTGGCCGACCTGCGAGGGACCGTGCAACACGGCGGGGATGACCAACCCGGTCAAGGCCTGGCCGACGGCTTCGGCGACGCCGAGCGGGCTGGCGGCCTACAAGGGCTCGCTGTACATGGCCTCCCTCAAGGGCGGCACGTACAAGCTCGACCTGAACGGCAACGGCGGCAAGCTCTGGACCAACCTCGGCCGCACCCGTGACGCCACCGCCGGACCCGACGGCCAGCTCTACACGATCACACCGGGCGCCATCTACGTCTCCGACGGCAGCTAG
- the pqqA gene encoding pyrroloquinoline quinone precursor peptide PqqA, with amino-acid sequence MIEAIEVWTTPDFVEYETPMEVTAYAARMED; translated from the coding sequence ATGATCGAAGCCATCGAGGTATGGACCACACCCGACTTCGTCGAGTACGAAACTCCCATGGAGGTCACCGCTTACGCGGCCCGCATGGAGGACTGA
- the pqqC gene encoding pyrroloquinoline-quinone synthase PqqC, with product MSSAEFIAALRGLSHRYWGTHPFHHRMHGGELSEHELKIWAANRWYYQCVLPQKDAAIISNCPLPEIRREWLDRIVYHDGTKAGDGGTERWLRLCTAVGLDREEVLDQRHVAPGVRFAVDAYVNFARTKPWLEAVASGLTEMFAGHLMQRRVADMLANYSWIAREDLAYFTNRIDKVSGEGKGTLDIVVRHAVTREQQEKAIAALSFKTDVLWSMLDAIERAAAKE from the coding sequence ATGTCGTCGGCGGAATTCATCGCGGCCTTGCGCGGGCTTTCCCACCGCTACTGGGGCACGCATCCGTTCCACCACCGGATGCACGGCGGTGAACTGTCCGAGCACGAACTGAAGATCTGGGCCGCGAACCGCTGGTACTACCAATGCGTGCTCCCGCAGAAGGACGCGGCGATCATCAGCAATTGCCCCTTGCCCGAGATCCGCCGTGAATGGCTCGACCGCATCGTCTACCACGACGGGACGAAAGCCGGGGACGGCGGAACCGAGCGATGGCTCCGTTTGTGCACCGCGGTCGGACTCGACCGCGAAGAGGTTCTCGATCAGCGGCACGTCGCCCCCGGCGTCCGGTTCGCCGTCGACGCCTACGTGAATTTCGCCCGCACGAAACCGTGGCTCGAAGCGGTCGCTTCGGGGCTGACCGAAATGTTCGCGGGGCACCTCATGCAGCGACGCGTCGCCGACATGCTGGCGAACTACTCGTGGATCGCGCGGGAAGACCTCGCCTACTTCACCAATCGCATCGACAAGGTCTCGGGCGAGGGCAAAGGAACACTCGACATCGTCGTGCGGCACGCCGTCACCCGCGAACAGCAGGAGAAGGCGATCGCCGCGCTGTCGTTCAAGACCGACGTGCTCTGGTCCATGCTCGACGCCATCGAGCGCGCCGCGGCCAAGGAGTAG
- the pqqD gene encoding pyrroloquinoline quinone biosynthesis peptide chaperone PqqD: protein MTTITTGSVPRLRRGVRLSYDRTRETHVLLFPEGVLVPNPTAAAVLGLCDGAADVAAIAAALRERYTGVREQEILDVLTRLGDRRIVEWT, encoded by the coding sequence ATGACCACCATCACCACCGGTTCCGTGCCGCGGCTGCGGCGCGGCGTCCGGCTGAGTTATGACCGGACAAGGGAAACTCACGTCCTCCTGTTCCCCGAAGGCGTGCTCGTCCCGAATCCGACCGCCGCCGCCGTGCTCGGACTCTGCGACGGCGCGGCGGACGTCGCCGCGATCGCGGCCGCGCTGCGCGAGCGCTATACCGGTGTGCGTGAGCAAGAGATCCTGGACGTCCTGACCAGGCTGGGAGATCGGCGGATCGTCGAATGGACCTGA
- the pqqE gene encoding pyrroloquinoline quinone biosynthesis protein PqqE, with protein sequence MDLNTSTAAPPLGMLAELTHRCPLHCPYCSNPVEMIARDGELSTEEWLSVLSQARELGVLQVHMSGGEPLARPDLPILVEHATKLGCYVNLVTSGLGLTEPRLDDLVERGIAHIQLSVQGATAERADRLAGARAHDRKLVVAGLIKKAGLPLSVNVVLHRQNHDQLAGIIDLAEQMGADRLELANTQYYGWALRNRDALMPTRRQLDEAEPIVRAATERLRGSMEIIYVVADYYEQYPKPCMYGWGARQLTVAPDGNVLPCPASTAIETLTFDNVRDKPLAWIWYESGSFNAYRGEDWMPDTCGTCDRRSIDFGGCRCQAFQLTGDAAATDPVCSRSPRRDVVDLILATPPKTDELVMRGPQ encoded by the coding sequence ATGGACCTGAACACCTCCACCGCGGCGCCGCCCTTGGGCATGCTCGCCGAGCTGACCCATCGCTGCCCGCTGCACTGCCCGTACTGCTCGAACCCGGTCGAAATGATCGCCCGCGACGGCGAACTGTCCACAGAGGAATGGCTTTCCGTGCTCTCACAGGCGCGGGAACTCGGCGTGCTCCAGGTGCACATGTCCGGCGGCGAACCGCTCGCCAGGCCGGACCTGCCCATCCTGGTCGAGCACGCCACGAAACTCGGCTGCTACGTCAACCTGGTGACGTCCGGACTCGGGCTGACCGAGCCCAGATTGGACGATCTCGTCGAACGCGGCATCGCGCACATCCAGTTGTCCGTCCAGGGCGCGACCGCCGAACGCGCGGACCGGCTCGCGGGTGCCCGGGCCCACGACCGGAAACTGGTCGTCGCCGGGCTGATCAAGAAGGCCGGTCTGCCGCTTTCGGTGAACGTCGTCCTGCACCGGCAGAACCACGACCAGCTCGCCGGGATCATCGACCTGGCCGAGCAGATGGGCGCGGACCGGCTCGAACTGGCCAACACGCAGTACTACGGCTGGGCGTTGCGGAACCGCGACGCCCTGATGCCGACCAGGCGGCAACTCGACGAGGCCGAGCCGATCGTGCGCGCGGCCACCGAACGGCTGCGCGGCAGCATGGAGATCATCTACGTCGTCGCCGACTACTACGAGCAGTACCCGAAGCCGTGCATGTACGGCTGGGGCGCGCGGCAGCTGACCGTGGCGCCCGACGGGAACGTGCTGCCGTGTCCCGCGTCGACCGCGATCGAGACCCTGACGTTCGACAACGTGCGGGACAAGCCGCTGGCGTGGATCTGGTACGAATCCGGCTCCTTCAACGCTTATCGCGGCGAGGACTGGATGCCGGACACCTGTGGCACCTGCGACAGGCGCTCGATCGACTTCGGCGGCTGCCGGTGTCAAGCGTTCCAGCTCACCGGCGACGCGGCGGCGACGGATCCGGTGTGCTCGCGTTCACCGCGTCGCGACGTCGTCGATCTCATCCTCGCCACACCCCCGAAAACGGACGAGCTCGTGATGCGGGGGCCGCAATGA
- the pqqB gene encoding pyrroloquinoline quinone biosynthesis protein PqqB yields MRVILLGTAAGGGFPQWNCACALCTSDAPPRTQDCVAVSADGESWYLLNASPDIRAQILATPPLRAGPGPREIPLRGVLLTDAELDHSLGLLLLREAGGLPVWAPEAVLGALSEQFPARSIIDGYGGWDWLSNSEIAIDGLRVSALPVSDKRPKYARSSTEDGPWVVAYRIEDVQTGGVFVYAPCLKSWPDGFDAFTEGASLVLLDGTFYAPDEMSGATAAEVGDGAQLAMGHLPITGSLAKLRPGPRWAYTHLNNTNPVVDPSSPEHAAVLDGGASLPLDGTEFEL; encoded by the coding sequence ATGAGGGTGATCTTGCTCGGCACCGCGGCGGGAGGTGGCTTCCCACAATGGAACTGCGCCTGCGCACTGTGCACTTCGGACGCGCCGCCCCGGACCCAGGACTGTGTCGCGGTGAGCGCGGACGGTGAAAGTTGGTATCTGCTCAACGCGTCTCCGGACATCCGCGCGCAGATTCTCGCCACGCCGCCGCTCCGCGCCGGTCCAGGGCCGAGGGAGATCCCGCTGCGCGGCGTGCTGCTCACCGATGCCGAGCTCGATCATTCGCTCGGCCTGCTCCTGCTGCGGGAAGCCGGCGGGCTGCCGGTGTGGGCACCGGAAGCGGTACTCGGCGCGCTGTCGGAGCAGTTCCCCGCGAGGTCGATCATCGACGGCTACGGCGGCTGGGACTGGCTGTCGAACTCGGAGATCGCCATCGACGGACTCCGCGTGAGCGCGCTTCCCGTCAGTGACAAGAGGCCGAAGTACGCGCGTTCGTCCACTGAGGACGGCCCGTGGGTGGTGGCGTACCGGATCGAAGACGTCCAGACCGGCGGGGTGTTCGTGTACGCGCCTTGCCTGAAGAGCTGGCCGGACGGGTTCGACGCCTTCACCGAGGGCGCGAGCCTGGTTCTCCTGGACGGGACCTTTTACGCGCCGGACGAGATGTCGGGCGCCACGGCTGCCGAGGTCGGCGACGGTGCCCAGCTGGCGATGGGGCATCTGCCGATCACCGGCAGTCTCGCGAAGCTCCGGCCCGGTCCCCGGTGGGCGTACACCCATCTGAACAACACGAACCCCGTCGTCGACCCGTCTTCGCCGGAGCACGCCGCCGTCCTGGACGGCGGCGCCTCGCTTCCCTTGGACGGTACTGAGTTCGAGCTCTAG
- a CDS encoding aldo/keto reductase: protein MRTTTLGRSGLEVSRIAFGTWQLGGDWGSFDEDAAIAAIHHARELGVDFFDTAQAYGFGKSEAMLGKALREELKRDRDSLVIATKGGIKPRSDRPRDSRREWLTQGIEDSLRFLDVDHIDLYQIHWPDSDAPAEETAGILQEFVDAGKIRHIGVSNYDAAGLADFDKTRPIETLQPPYHLFRRDIETDPLPYARENDIGVLVYSPLGSGLLTGSFTPETTFEKTDWRSRSSAFTGETFRRNLAIVDKLEEFAADKGISVSQLAIAWTLAQPGVHVAIVGARKAANIEASLAAADVDLTADELAEIDRLTADAVPVSGASPEGVA from the coding sequence ATGCGTACGACGACATTGGGCAGGAGCGGCCTCGAGGTTTCGAGGATCGCCTTCGGCACCTGGCAGCTCGGCGGGGACTGGGGATCGTTCGACGAGGACGCGGCGATCGCCGCGATCCACCACGCCCGCGAACTCGGGGTCGATTTCTTCGACACCGCTCAGGCCTACGGTTTCGGGAAGTCCGAGGCCATGCTCGGGAAGGCGTTGCGCGAGGAACTCAAGCGCGACCGCGACAGCCTCGTCATCGCCACGAAAGGCGGCATCAAGCCGCGATCCGACCGTCCGCGCGACTCCCGGCGCGAGTGGCTGACGCAAGGAATCGAGGACAGTCTCCGCTTCCTCGACGTCGACCACATCGATCTCTACCAGATCCACTGGCCCGATTCCGACGCGCCCGCCGAGGAGACCGCGGGGATCCTGCAGGAGTTCGTCGACGCGGGGAAGATCCGGCACATCGGTGTCTCGAACTACGACGCCGCCGGTCTGGCCGACTTCGACAAGACCCGTCCGATCGAAACCCTCCAGCCTCCGTACCACCTGTTCCGCCGCGACATCGAGACCGATCCTCTGCCGTACGCGCGAGAGAACGACATCGGCGTGCTCGTGTACAGCCCGCTGGGCAGCGGCCTGCTGACCGGATCCTTCACGCCGGAGACGACGTTCGAGAAGACCGACTGGCGCTCGCGCTCGTCGGCGTTCACCGGGGAGACCTTCCGGCGCAACCTCGCCATCGTCGACAAGCTCGAGGAATTCGCCGCGGACAAGGGGATCTCGGTCAGCCAGCTCGCGATCGCGTGGACGCTCGCCCAACCGGGCGTGCACGTCGCGATCGTCGGCGCGCGCAAGGCGGCCAACATCGAAGCCAGTCTCGCCGCGGCCGACGTCGACCTGACCGCGGACGAGCTCGCGGAGATCGACCGCCTCACCGCCGACGCCGTTCCCGTTTCGGGCGCCAGTCCCGAGGGCGTCGCCTAG
- a CDS encoding winged helix-turn-helix domain-containing protein — protein MSESPSLDGLRVLAHPVRLRILSLLTGVAMSAAEAARELGETQANISYHLRRLHEAGLLDVAEEVRIRGGLAKRYRHDPESGGRFASTNPQEDQILIAAMAEELKRRGEFRVAGQRGSTTDAEIWVDRETWEKAVEHAHELSKLLHSAARPPRTRGTIPVSATVSLFEMTRS, from the coding sequence ATGTCCGAGTCCCCCAGCCTCGACGGGCTGCGCGTGCTGGCCCATCCCGTGCGGCTGCGCATTCTGTCGCTTTTGACCGGTGTCGCGATGAGTGCGGCCGAAGCCGCGCGCGAACTCGGTGAGACACAAGCAAATATCAGCTATCACCTGCGGCGGCTGCACGAGGCCGGACTGCTCGACGTCGCCGAGGAGGTCCGGATCCGGGGCGGGCTGGCGAAACGCTACCGGCACGATCCGGAGTCCGGCGGTCGGTTCGCGTCGACGAATCCGCAGGAGGACCAGATCCTCATCGCGGCGATGGCCGAAGAACTCAAGCGGCGCGGCGAATTCCGCGTCGCCGGACAACGGGGTTCGACGACCGACGCGGAGATCTGGGTCGACCGCGAGACCTGGGAAAAGGCGGTCGAACACGCTCACGAGCTGAGCAAGCTCCTCCACTCGGCCGCGCGACCGCCTCGTACCCGGGGCACGATCCCGGTCAGCGCGACGGTTTCGCTGTTCGAAATGACGCGATCGTGA